A single Streptomyces sp. Edi2 DNA region contains:
- a CDS encoding BlaI/MecI/CopY family transcriptional regulator, with translation MGGEDRSGADGRRRAPGELENGVLAVLWAADGPLTAAQVNERLPGELAYTTVLTILSRLLEKGLVTRRKAGRGYTFAPARDEATHTAGQMRSLLEHGSDREAVLSRFVNELSADDERLLQRLLGDHQEP, from the coding sequence ATGGGCGGCGAAGACCGAAGTGGAGCCGACGGCCGCAGGCGGGCGCCCGGAGAGCTGGAGAACGGTGTGCTGGCGGTGCTGTGGGCGGCCGACGGCCCGCTGACGGCAGCCCAGGTCAACGAGCGGCTTCCCGGCGAGCTGGCCTACACCACGGTGCTGACGATCCTCTCCCGGCTGCTGGAAAAGGGACTGGTCACCCGGCGCAAGGCGGGGCGCGGCTACACCTTCGCACCAGCGCGGGACGAGGCCACCCACACCGCCGGGCAGATGCGCTCACTGCTGGAGCACGGCTCCGACCGCGAGGCAGTACTGTCCCGCTTCGTCAACGAACTGTCAGCGGATGACGAGCGCCTGCTGCAGCGACTGCTGGGCGATCATCAGGAACCGTGA
- a CDS encoding universal stress protein produces MTSACCSDCWAIIRNRDRCASASNDACALSEDAGFAFEAAALRAAPLLVVHGRNPPPYYAYGLGAALAWGADISAKERETLRQALLPWSEKHPGVDLVQEPVIGEPAHHLLDSAAHAQLVVIGRRRPPTRASWPRIGHVAHAVLHHCPAPVAVVPHG; encoded by the coding sequence ATGACGAGCGCCTGCTGCAGCGACTGCTGGGCGATCATCAGGAACCGTGACCGATGCGCGTCGGCGTCTAACGACGCGTGCGCGCTAAGCGAAGACGCGGGCTTCGCCTTCGAGGCCGCAGCACTGCGCGCCGCCCCCCTCCTGGTCGTGCACGGCCGGAATCCACCGCCGTACTACGCTTACGGCCTCGGCGCTGCCCTTGCCTGGGGCGCCGACATCTCCGCGAAGGAACGGGAAACCCTGCGTCAGGCCCTGCTCCCGTGGAGCGAGAAGCATCCGGGGGTGGACCTCGTGCAAGAGCCGGTCATCGGCGAGCCTGCACACCACTTGCTGGACTCTGCCGCCCATGCCCAGCTCGTCGTCATCGGCCGGCGAAGGCCCCCAACTCGGGCCTCCTGGCCTCGCATCGGACACGTCGCCCACGCCGTCCTGCACCACTGCCCGGCCCCGGTCGCCGTCGTACCGCACGGCTGA
- a CDS encoding HAMP domain-containing sensor histidine kinase encodes MKRMLPRTLRSQLTAGLVVLLALACLAVGVTTVLALEGFLVRRVDQQLAASGGRFAASLEHEARPDADNRPDTRGQAEGTFGARLLHGTTTQAAVVRAATDARIPLTGTDRRALAALPDDGTGHDVRLSALGSYRVNAVPGDDGDVLVTGLPLHPVEETVHRLEAVETAVFGGALLVTGVVGAMWVRLSLRPLRRVTTTAASVAELPLASGEVAMPAPVPVADPRTEVGQVGTALNRMLGHVGNALERRQASEERLRHFAADASHELRTPVANIRGHAELALRHKGPVPGDVRRALDRIQSESERMSHLVDDLLLLARLDAGRALARRPVDMTRLILDATEDARAAGPEHRWQLDLPATVVTVIGDEHRLHQVIANLLANARTHTPAGTSVMVRLAIDGHSTRLTVADDGPGVADALQPEIFGRFVRADHSRSRAAGGTGLGLAIVHAVVTAHGGSVAMTSRPGRTVFTVTFPSA; translated from the coding sequence ATGAAGCGGATGCTGCCGCGTACGCTGCGCAGCCAGCTCACCGCGGGCCTGGTCGTGCTCCTCGCCCTCGCCTGCCTGGCTGTGGGAGTCACCACGGTTCTCGCGCTCGAAGGTTTCCTCGTGCGCCGCGTGGACCAGCAGCTCGCCGCGTCCGGGGGCCGCTTCGCGGCGAGCCTGGAACACGAGGCGCGGCCGGACGCCGACAACCGCCCCGATACCCGCGGCCAGGCGGAGGGCACGTTCGGAGCCCGCTTGCTGCACGGCACCACGACGCAGGCGGCCGTCGTACGGGCGGCGACGGATGCCAGGATCCCGCTCACCGGCACCGACCGAAGGGCGCTCGCCGCTCTTCCCGATGACGGCACCGGGCACGACGTCCGGTTGTCCGCGCTGGGGAGCTACCGCGTCAACGCCGTACCGGGGGACGACGGCGATGTGCTGGTCACGGGCCTGCCGCTGCACCCGGTCGAGGAGACCGTGCACCGGCTGGAGGCGGTGGAGACGGCAGTCTTCGGAGGGGCCCTGCTGGTCACCGGGGTCGTCGGGGCGATGTGGGTGCGGCTGTCCCTGCGCCCCCTGCGGCGGGTGACCACCACGGCGGCGAGTGTGGCCGAGCTGCCACTGGCCAGCGGCGAGGTGGCCATGCCGGCGCCGGTCCCGGTCGCCGACCCGCGGACCGAGGTCGGACAGGTGGGCACCGCCCTCAACCGCATGCTCGGCCACGTCGGCAACGCCCTGGAGCGCCGCCAGGCCAGCGAGGAACGACTGCGGCACTTCGCCGCCGACGCCAGCCACGAGCTGCGCACCCCGGTGGCCAACATCCGCGGACACGCGGAACTCGCCCTCCGGCACAAAGGCCCTGTTCCCGGCGATGTCCGCCGGGCTCTGGACCGCATCCAGTCCGAGTCGGAGCGGATGAGCCACCTCGTCGACGATCTGCTGCTGCTCGCCCGGCTCGATGCGGGGCGCGCCCTGGCGCGGCGGCCGGTGGATATGACCCGCCTGATCCTCGATGCGACGGAGGACGCCCGGGCAGCCGGTCCCGAGCACCGATGGCAGCTCGATCTGCCCGCGACGGTGGTGACCGTCATCGGCGACGAACACCGGCTGCACCAGGTGATCGCGAATCTGCTGGCCAATGCCCGTACCCACACGCCTGCGGGGACCTCGGTCATGGTGCGGCTGGCGATCGACGGGCACAGCACACGGCTAACTGTCGCGGACGACGGCCCGGGAGTCGCGGACGCACTCCAACCCGAGATCTTCGGCCGCTTCGTCCGCGCCGACCACAGTCGCTCGCGCGCGGCCGGTGGCACCGGGCTGGGGCTGGCCATCGTGCACGCGGTGGTCACGGCGCACGGCGGCTCGGTCGCCATGACGAGCCGTCCCGGACGTACGGTGTTCACGGTGACCTTCCCCTCGGCCTGA
- a CDS encoding response regulator transcription factor, whose translation MENHRTTPPWQSEDGSPVRVLVIDDEPDLTEVLSGVLTGEGWAVRTVADGTTALEAARTFRPHAVVLDWMLPDIDGLRVLRLLRQELETVCVLFLTARDSVEDRIAGITAGGDDYVTKPFSLEEVLARLRGLLRRAGMARQPDEGNRLMVGDLIMDEEAREVVRGGELVELSRTEFELLRFLMRNPRRVLSKRQILDRVWSYDFGGRAHVVELYISYLRKKIDAGRAPMIHTVRGVGYVLKPESA comes from the coding sequence ATGGAGAACCACCGCACCACACCCCCTTGGCAGAGCGAGGACGGATCGCCGGTCCGTGTCCTTGTGATCGACGACGAGCCGGACCTCACCGAGGTGCTCTCCGGAGTTCTGACCGGCGAGGGCTGGGCGGTCCGCACCGTGGCCGACGGCACCACAGCCCTCGAGGCGGCCCGGACCTTCCGCCCGCACGCCGTCGTCCTGGACTGGATGCTGCCGGACATCGACGGCCTGCGGGTACTGCGCCTGCTGCGCCAGGAGCTGGAGACCGTATGTGTCCTCTTCCTGACCGCACGCGATTCCGTCGAGGACCGCATCGCGGGGATCACCGCGGGCGGTGACGACTATGTCACCAAGCCTTTCAGCCTCGAAGAGGTGCTTGCGCGGCTGCGTGGCCTGCTGCGCCGGGCCGGCATGGCGCGTCAGCCCGATGAGGGCAACCGTCTCATGGTCGGTGACCTGATCATGGACGAGGAGGCCAGAGAGGTCGTCCGGGGCGGCGAACTCGTGGAACTGTCCCGTACCGAATTCGAGCTGCTTCGATTTCTTATGCGCAATCCGCGGCGGGTGCTGTCCAAGAGACAGATTCTCGACCGGGTCTGGTCCTATGACTTCGGTGGCCGGGCGCACGTCGTCGAGCTCTACATCAGCTACCTGCGCAAGAAGATCGACGCCGGCCGGGCACCGATGATTCACACGGTCCGGGGCGTCGGCTATGTCCTCAAGCCGGAGTCGGCATGA
- a CDS encoding ferric reductase-like transmembrane domain-containing protein: MSTISHPRRGAARSLPPRRAPSLAPLLAQGAIWTGAVGVLGLWWTDTSSVVGPADWLTDAGRITGLLAGYGCAVLVALMARIPLLDHRLGTDRLARWHAMGGRYTISLLLAHTLLIIWGYALASHSGVLHQTTTLVLDYPDMLKATAAFLLLLATAVVSARAARRRMSYETWHYLHFATYLAVFLAFGHQLSNGADFAGHRPAQLAWYALYLTVTALITWYRFVLPVRRALRHRLRVTNVRQEAPGVFSVHLTGHHLTELGADPGQFFRWRFLAPGLWWTATPYSLSAPPLPHHLRITVKEAGGHSAALAYLRPGTRVWAEGPYGSFTAARRRAPKVLLLAGGVGITPLRALFETLPGDVTLIYRARRPEDLALRSELDAIAVSRGAVVHYIVSQPARYSSPLTARALNRLIPDLAAHEVYVCGPPGMTEAALRALRGAGIPRRRIHHESFEF, translated from the coding sequence ATGAGCACCATCTCGCACCCCCGCCGCGGTGCCGCCCGTAGCCTGCCCCCGCGCCGCGCGCCGTCCCTCGCGCCGCTGCTGGCGCAGGGGGCGATCTGGACGGGTGCCGTCGGCGTGCTCGGCCTGTGGTGGACGGACACGTCGTCCGTGGTGGGTCCGGCGGACTGGCTGACCGACGCCGGAAGGATCACCGGGCTGCTCGCCGGTTACGGCTGCGCGGTCCTGGTCGCCCTGATGGCCCGGATTCCGCTGCTGGATCACCGCCTGGGCACGGACCGCCTGGCGCGCTGGCACGCCATGGGCGGCCGCTACACCATCTCCCTCCTGCTGGCCCACACCCTGCTGATCATCTGGGGGTACGCGCTCGCCTCACACAGCGGCGTGCTGCACCAGACGACCACGCTCGTCCTCGACTATCCCGACATGCTCAAGGCCACGGCGGCCTTCCTGCTGCTGCTCGCCACCGCCGTCGTCTCAGCGCGCGCCGCCCGCCGCAGAATGAGCTACGAAACCTGGCACTACCTGCACTTCGCCACCTACCTCGCAGTGTTCCTCGCCTTCGGCCACCAGCTCTCCAACGGCGCCGACTTCGCCGGCCACCGGCCCGCCCAACTGGCCTGGTACGCGCTCTACCTCACGGTGACGGCGCTCATCACCTGGTACCGCTTTGTGCTCCCCGTACGCCGGGCTCTGCGCCACCGCCTGCGTGTCACCAACGTCCGCCAGGAGGCACCGGGCGTGTTCTCGGTCCACCTCACCGGCCACCACCTGACCGAACTGGGCGCCGATCCGGGCCAGTTCTTCCGCTGGCGCTTCCTGGCGCCGGGCCTGTGGTGGACCGCGACCCCCTATTCCCTCTCCGCGCCTCCGCTTCCGCACCACCTTCGCATCACGGTGAAGGAGGCCGGCGGGCACAGCGCGGCGCTGGCATACCTGCGGCCCGGCACCCGGGTCTGGGCCGAAGGCCCCTACGGCTCCTTCACCGCGGCGCGCCGCAGAGCCCCGAAGGTGCTGCTGCTGGCGGGCGGAGTCGGCATCACCCCCCTGCGCGCCCTGTTCGAGACCCTCCCCGGGGACGTCACCCTGATCTACCGGGCGCGGCGGCCCGAGGACCTCGCACTGCGCTCCGAACTCGATGCCATCGCCGTCTCCCGCGGCGCTGTCGTGCACTACATCGTGAGCCAACCGGCCCGGTATTCCTCCCCCTTGACGGCCCGCGCACTGAACCGCCTGATACCGGACCTGGCCGCGCACGAGGTGTACGTGTGCGGGCCACCCGGCATGACCGAAGCCGCCCTGCGCGCCCTTCGGGGCGCCGGGATACCCCGTCGCCGCATCCATCACGAATCCTTCGAGTTCTGA
- a CDS encoding FMN-binding protein, giving the protein MRRAVLTTASTSALIVLLLVLKPHHSAGLAGGAAQTGTAPAPSGTAHQGAGHGNGTYTGAPIDTRYGTVQVAATVKAGRLTAVRVLQAPSENGRDREIAAYALPRLTQEALNTHSAQIDAVSGASYTSAGYTQSLQSALDKAGV; this is encoded by the coding sequence GTGCGCCGAGCCGTCCTCACCACCGCGTCAACCAGCGCCCTGATCGTCCTTCTACTCGTTCTCAAACCGCACCACAGCGCCGGCTTGGCCGGCGGAGCAGCACAGACGGGCACCGCACCGGCACCATCTGGCACCGCGCACCAGGGCGCCGGTCACGGAAACGGCACGTACACCGGCGCCCCGATCGACACCAGGTATGGCACCGTGCAGGTCGCTGCCACCGTCAAAGCCGGCCGGCTGACGGCCGTCAGGGTGCTCCAGGCACCCTCTGAGAACGGCCGCGACCGGGAGATCGCCGCATACGCCCTGCCGCGCCTGACGCAAGAGGCCCTCAACACCCACAGTGCGCAGATCGACGCGGTCTCCGGCGCCAGTTACACGAGCGCCGGCTACACGCAGTCCCTTCAGAGCGCATTGGACAAGGCCGGTGTCTGA
- a CDS encoding FAD:protein FMN transferase, whose amino-acid sequence MSDRRSELRHVEHVMGTVFSFNIRDPRTIAVEDALEGAVAWLHHVDRVFSTYRPDSAISRLARGDIALEDCSPEVREVLDLCAQAGRTTDGGFSPAPDGTLDPSGMVKGWAVERAWQILHQSGARNICVNGGGDLQLSGESTPGVPRRIGIAHPLRPGELCTVVTGRDLAIATSGTAERGPHILDPHTGAPADGPGSLTVVGRRLTLTDAYATAAFAMGTKARNWLEDLDGYEGFAVTRQGRSWWTSAFPGAPITYGKL is encoded by the coding sequence GTGTCTGATCGCCGGAGTGAACTGCGCCATGTCGAGCACGTGATGGGCACCGTGTTCTCGTTCAACATCCGTGACCCGCGCACCATAGCCGTCGAGGACGCCCTCGAGGGCGCGGTCGCCTGGCTCCACCACGTCGACCGGGTCTTCTCCACCTACCGTCCCGACAGCGCCATCAGCCGACTCGCCCGGGGCGACATCGCACTGGAGGACTGCTCACCCGAAGTACGGGAGGTCCTCGACCTCTGCGCGCAGGCCGGCCGCACCACTGACGGCGGGTTCAGCCCCGCACCGGACGGCACCCTCGACCCTTCCGGCATGGTCAAAGGGTGGGCCGTGGAACGCGCCTGGCAGATCCTCCACCAATCGGGAGCCCGCAACATCTGCGTGAACGGGGGCGGCGACCTCCAGCTCAGCGGCGAGTCCACTCCCGGCGTCCCCCGGCGCATCGGCATCGCCCACCCCCTGCGCCCAGGAGAGCTGTGCACCGTCGTCACCGGCCGCGATCTGGCCATCGCCACCTCGGGCACCGCCGAACGCGGCCCCCACATCCTCGACCCGCACACCGGCGCCCCCGCCGACGGCCCCGGCTCCCTCACGGTGGTCGGCCGACGATTGACCCTGACCGATGCCTACGCAACGGCAGCATTCGCCATGGGCACGAAGGCAAGAAACTGGCTGGAAGACCTCGACGGCTACGAGGGCTTTGCCGTTACGCGCCAGGGCCGGTCTTGGTGGACAAGCGCGTTTCCCGGCGCGCCGATTACGTACGGCAAGCTCTGA
- a CDS encoding glycine betaine ABC transporter substrate-binding protein, translated as MRLTSVRTAVAGAGALLLAAAGLSGCGLTSGSPLADSVQPGSIGKGRPLKDAQLVVTSKEFTEQIILGQIMGLVFKAAGAEVLDRTGIQGSIGAREAVKSGAADGMYEYTGTAWITYLGHTKRVVDPYEQWEAVREEDRRGGITWLPAAPLNNTYALVANQANAQKYRLRTLSDVARLTKKDPGAATICGGSEFSVREDGLPGVAKTYGFALRRGNFKKMDDGVVYTQVAEGAACALGVAATTDGRIPELKLKVLEDDRHFFPNYNAAPEMNSATMRKYPVIAGLLAPITKRLTGAEAQRLNARVDVDGEDPHEVAKDWLVREGFIREG; from the coding sequence ATGCGCCTGACCTCGGTACGGACGGCCGTCGCGGGCGCGGGCGCCCTGCTGCTCGCTGCCGCAGGGCTGAGCGGCTGCGGACTGACCAGCGGCAGCCCGCTGGCCGACTCGGTGCAGCCCGGCTCCATCGGGAAGGGGCGACCTCTGAAGGACGCCCAACTGGTCGTGACCTCAAAGGAGTTCACCGAGCAGATCATCCTGGGCCAGATCATGGGACTGGTCTTCAAAGCGGCCGGCGCGGAAGTCCTGGACCGGACGGGCATCCAGGGCTCGATCGGTGCCCGTGAGGCGGTCAAGTCCGGTGCGGCGGACGGGATGTACGAGTACACCGGCACGGCCTGGATCACCTACCTCGGTCACACCAAGCGGGTCGTCGACCCGTACGAGCAGTGGGAGGCCGTACGCGAGGAGGACCGCCGAGGCGGCATCACCTGGCTGCCCGCCGCCCCGCTCAACAACACCTACGCGCTGGTTGCGAACCAGGCGAATGCGCAGAAGTACCGGCTGCGCACACTCTCCGACGTGGCACGTCTGACGAAGAAAGACCCGGGCGCGGCGACGATCTGCGGCGGCAGCGAGTTCTCGGTGCGCGAGGACGGGCTGCCGGGCGTGGCGAAGACCTACGGATTCGCCCTCCGGCGCGGGAACTTCAAAAAGATGGACGACGGCGTCGTCTACACCCAGGTAGCCGAGGGCGCGGCCTGCGCCCTCGGCGTGGCGGCCACCACCGACGGCCGCATTCCCGAACTCAAGCTGAAGGTGCTGGAGGACGACCGGCACTTCTTCCCCAACTACAACGCGGCACCCGAGATGAACAGCGCCACCATGAGGAAGTACCCCGTCATCGCCGGCCTCCTCGCCCCGATCACCAAGCGGCTGACGGGGGCGGAGGCCCAGCGGCTGAACGCGCGGGTGGACGTGGACGGGGAGGACCCGCACGAGGTGGCGAAGGACTGGCTGGTGCGGGAGGGCTTCATCCGGGAAGGCTGA
- a CDS encoding class I SAM-dependent methyltransferase: protein MTDEQERVQPSGVWATAVGVARVRALETERENALFRDPLAQAFATAGGLWPSSPPLPDDEAAQRRRLAVSFSIVIRTKFLDDLLRQASASGVRQVVLLGAGMDSRAFRIDWPEGTRMFEVDTAAPLDFKASVLRQERAVARCERITVAVDLREDWPGALAAAGHDPAEPTVWIAEGLLIYLPEDAVELLLARISAQSAAGSRMGLTLGSRGVIERFGADAAPGSAASMWVSEMPDDPVGWLAGHGWEADSHTLRERAAAYGRPVSTPPQREERPGALISAIRR from the coding sequence GTGACTGATGAGCAGGAGCGGGTGCAGCCGTCGGGAGTGTGGGCCACGGCGGTGGGGGTGGCCAGGGTGCGGGCGCTGGAGACCGAGCGGGAGAACGCGCTGTTCCGCGACCCACTGGCACAGGCCTTCGCCACCGCCGGCGGCCTGTGGCCCTCCTCGCCGCCGCTGCCCGATGACGAGGCCGCGCAACGCCGCCGACTGGCCGTGTCGTTCTCCATCGTCATCAGGACGAAGTTCCTCGACGACCTGTTGCGGCAGGCTTCCGCGTCCGGGGTCCGGCAGGTCGTGCTGCTCGGCGCCGGCATGGACAGCCGGGCCTTCCGGATCGACTGGCCCGAGGGCACCCGGATGTTCGAGGTCGACACCGCCGCGCCACTGGACTTCAAGGCTTCGGTGCTGCGCCAGGAGCGGGCCGTCGCACGCTGCGAGCGGATCACCGTCGCGGTGGATCTGCGTGAGGACTGGCCAGGCGCGCTGGCCGCCGCAGGGCACGACCCGGCGGAGCCGACCGTGTGGATAGCCGAAGGACTACTGATCTATCTGCCCGAGGACGCGGTGGAACTGCTGCTGGCCCGGATCAGCGCGCAGTCCGCGGCAGGCAGTCGGATGGGGCTGACGTTGGGCTCGCGCGGCGTGATCGAGCGCTTCGGCGCGGACGCCGCGCCGGGATCGGCGGCGTCCATGTGGGTCTCGGAGATGCCCGACGACCCGGTGGGCTGGCTGGCCGGCCACGGCTGGGAGGCCGACAGCCACACCCTGCGCGAGCGCGCTGCCGCGTACGGCCGTCCGGTCAGCACCCCGCCGCAGCGCGAGGAGCGGCCCGGCGCACTGATCTCGGCGATCCGCCGGTAG
- the metE gene encoding 5-methyltetrahydropteroyltriglutamate--homocysteine S-methyltransferase yields MTAKPPAAAARATVYGYPRQGQHRELKKAIEGYWKGRVTADTLRETAQGLRRSNWQQLADAGVHEVPTGDFSYYDHVLDTSVMVGAVPDRHRDAVAADALDGYFAMARGTQDVAPLEMTKWFDTNYHYLVPELGPDTVFSADSGKQVAELKEALALGLTARPVLVGPVTYLLLSKPAPGVAADFEPLTLLDRLLPVYAEVLADLRAAGAEWVQLDEPALVQDRTPAELNAAARAYRELGALTDRPKLLVASYFDRLGDALPVLAKAPVDGLALDFTDAAAANLDALAAVGGLPGKRLVAGVVNGRNIWINDLEKSLTTLGTLLGLADRVDVAASCSLLHVPLDAAAERDIDPQIARWLAFAKQKTAELVTLARGLSQGTDTIAAELAANRADLASRANSAITHDPAVRARAAAVTDADGRRSAPYAHRAIAQRAHLGLPLLPTTTIGSFPQTAELRTARADLRAGRLDTAGYEERIKDEIREVLSFQEKAGIDVLVHGEPERNDMVQYFAEQLTGYLATQHGWVQSYGTRYVRPPVLAGDISRPEPMTVPWTSYAQSQTDRPVKGMLTGPVTMLAWSFVRDDQPLGDTARQVALALREEVNDLETAGTSVIQVDEPALRETLPLRAADHAAYLAWATEAFRLSTSGVRDRTQIHTHMCYAEFGDIVQAIDDLDADVISLEAARSHMQVARELAAHGYPREAGPGVYDIHSPRIPSVDEAAALLRKGLEAIPAERLWVNPDCGLKTRGWPETRTSLENLVAAARTVRTELAGS; encoded by the coding sequence GTGACAGCGAAGCCCCCAGCCGCGGCAGCACGGGCCACCGTGTACGGCTACCCCCGCCAGGGACAGCACCGGGAACTGAAGAAGGCCATCGAGGGCTACTGGAAGGGCCGCGTCACCGCGGACACCTTGCGGGAGACCGCGCAGGGCCTGCGCCGTTCGAACTGGCAGCAACTGGCCGACGCCGGCGTCCACGAGGTGCCCACCGGTGACTTCTCGTACTACGACCATGTGCTGGACACCAGTGTCATGGTCGGTGCTGTCCCGGACCGCCACCGCGACGCCGTCGCGGCCGACGCCCTCGACGGCTACTTCGCGATGGCGCGCGGCACGCAGGACGTCGCACCGCTGGAAATGACCAAGTGGTTCGACACCAACTACCACTACCTGGTGCCCGAGTTGGGCCCGGACACCGTCTTCTCCGCCGACTCCGGCAAGCAGGTCGCCGAGCTCAAGGAAGCCCTCGCCCTCGGTCTCACCGCCCGGCCGGTCCTCGTCGGGCCGGTCACCTACCTCCTGCTGTCCAAGCCCGCTCCCGGCGTGGCCGCCGACTTCGAGCCACTGACTCTCCTCGACCGGCTGCTGCCCGTCTACGCCGAGGTCCTGGCCGACCTGCGCGCCGCCGGGGCCGAGTGGGTACAGCTCGACGAGCCCGCCCTCGTCCAGGACCGCACCCCGGCCGAGCTGAACGCCGCCGCCCGCGCCTACCGCGAGCTGGGCGCCCTCACCGACCGACCGAAGCTCCTGGTCGCGTCGTACTTCGACCGGCTCGGCGACGCCCTGCCCGTCCTGGCCAAGGCTCCGGTGGACGGTCTGGCGCTCGACTTCACCGACGCGGCCGCGGCCAACCTCGACGCGCTGGCGGCCGTCGGCGGGCTGCCCGGCAAGCGTCTGGTGGCGGGCGTGGTCAACGGCCGCAACATCTGGATCAACGACCTGGAAAAGTCGCTGACCACCCTCGGCACCCTGCTCGGCCTCGCCGACCGGGTCGACGTGGCCGCCTCCTGCTCGCTCCTGCACGTGCCGCTCGACGCCGCCGCCGAGCGCGACATCGACCCGCAGATCGCCCGCTGGCTGGCCTTCGCCAAGCAGAAGACCGCCGAGCTGGTGACGCTGGCACGTGGCCTGTCACAGGGCACGGACACCATCGCCGCCGAACTCGCCGCGAACCGCGCCGACCTGGCCTCCCGGGCGAACTCCGCGATCACCCACGATCCGGCGGTGCGCGCCCGGGCCGCGGCCGTCACCGACGCCGACGGCCGCCGCTCCGCGCCGTACGCCCACCGGGCCATCGCCCAGCGTGCCCACCTCGGGCTCCCGCTGCTGCCGACCACCACCATCGGCTCGTTCCCGCAGACCGCCGAGCTGCGCACCGCCCGCGCCGACCTGCGTGCCGGACGCCTCGACACCGCAGGGTACGAGGAGCGCATCAAGGACGAGATCCGCGAGGTCCTCTCCTTCCAGGAGAAGGCCGGAATCGATGTCCTCGTGCACGGCGAGCCCGAGCGCAACGACATGGTCCAGTACTTCGCCGAGCAGCTCACCGGCTACCTCGCCACCCAGCACGGGTGGGTCCAGTCGTACGGCACCCGCTACGTCCGGCCGCCCGTCCTGGCCGGTGACATCTCCCGGCCCGAGCCGATGACGGTCCCCTGGACGTCCTACGCACAGTCGCAGACCGACCGCCCGGTCAAGGGCATGCTCACCGGCCCCGTCACCATGCTCGCCTGGTCCTTCGTCCGCGACGACCAGCCGCTCGGGGACACCGCCCGCCAGGTCGCCCTCGCCCTGCGCGAGGAGGTCAACGACCTGGAGACCGCGGGCACTTCGGTCATCCAGGTCGACGAGCCCGCGCTGCGCGAAACGCTGCCGCTGCGCGCCGCCGACCACGCCGCATACCTGGCCTGGGCCACCGAGGCGTTCCGCCTCTCCACCAGCGGCGTGCGGGACCGCACCCAGATCCACACCCACATGTGCTACGCCGAGTTCGGTGACATCGTGCAGGCCATCGACGACCTGGACGCGGACGTCATCAGCCTGGAGGCCGCCCGCTCCCACATGCAGGTCGCCCGCGAACTGGCCGCCCACGGCTACCCGCGCGAGGCCGGCCCCGGCGTCTACGACATCCACTCCCCGCGTATCCCGAGCGTGGACGAGGCAGCCGCCCTGCTCCGCAAGGGACTTGAGGCTATCCCCGCCGAACGCCTCTGGGTCAACCCCGACTGTGGCCTGAAGACCCGCGGCTGGCCCGAGACCCGCACCTCACTGGAGAACCTGGTCGCGGCGGCCCGTACCGTCCGAACGGAGCTCGCCGGCTCCTGA
- a CDS encoding nucleotidyltransferase family protein: MISRLPLDQQLESLRSVLSRNGMLTEVLARAATLDLPGWYVTAGCLFQTVWNVVTDSPPTNGIKDYDVFYFDAGDLSWEAEDSVIKAGREIFADLPVEVEIRNEARVHLWYEDKFGVACPPYDSTEAAIDSFAATTCCLGVRVEVDGQWRVYAPHGLSDVFNLVVRPNPVLAPRTVYETKAARWREQWPELTVLDWPSTSVTSNSSGY; the protein is encoded by the coding sequence ATGATCAGCCGACTCCCTCTCGATCAGCAACTCGAGTCCCTTCGTTCAGTTCTGTCCCGTAACGGCATGTTGACGGAGGTGTTGGCGCGGGCTGCGACGTTGGATCTCCCCGGGTGGTATGTGACGGCCGGCTGTCTGTTCCAGACCGTGTGGAACGTCGTCACAGACAGCCCGCCGACCAACGGCATCAAGGACTACGACGTCTTCTACTTCGACGCCGGTGATCTGTCCTGGGAAGCCGAAGACTCGGTGATCAAGGCCGGGCGAGAGATCTTCGCCGACCTGCCTGTAGAGGTCGAGATCCGCAACGAGGCACGGGTCCACCTCTGGTATGAGGACAAGTTCGGGGTGGCGTGTCCGCCATATGACTCCACCGAGGCGGCGATCGACAGTTTCGCCGCCACGACGTGCTGCCTCGGAGTACGAGTGGAGGTGGACGGTCAGTGGCGCGTGTATGCACCGCACGGACTGTCGGACGTGTTCAACCTCGTCGTTCGGCCAAACCCGGTACTTGCTCCCCGGACGGTCTATGAGACGAAGGCAGCGCGGTGGCGAGAGCAATGGCCCGAACTGACTGTCCTGGACTGGCCTTCCACAAGTGTCACGTCGAACTCGTCCGGCTACTGA